The genomic interval GCTACGTGAGGATTACCTGTGAAGTTCTAACATTCCTGCCCATCTTCGCCCTGAGTGTGCCTGCGAGACTTCAGACCAAGACTGGCCCTCCGGCTGGGGCACACTGCTCACTTCCCCTGGGCCTCAGACTTCTCCAGCACAGAAGGGTGGCACCCTCTCCTTAGGCAGGGGGCCCCAGAGACAGCGTTAGAGCATGAAACACCTGTTCCTTGTACGTTTCTTTGTGGGAGTAGGAGGAGGGATGACTCCAGGGGAAGGCAGTttagccccccaccccaccccctcatcATTTCTAGATCCCCTCTCAGCTGAGGGGTGGAGCAGGGCAGTGGGGAGTGAAGGAAACAGCTCTGAGAAGGTAACATAGAAGGAGACCTACAAAGGACATTAGGAAGGtaatgagggagggaggagcctgGTCCCCACACTGAGGGAATGCCTAGGGCTGGATGGGTCTGTGGCTTCTGGAGGGAGAGCAGCTAGAGAAAGGGTCCCCTCCTTTCACATCCTCTTCTCACAGGAATGCAGGTTTGGGGCTGCACATGGGCATTTGCATTTTGGTGCATCCAGGCAGCCTCTTCCCTAGGAAGATGGGAGCCTGGGAGTCCCATCAAGGCCCCAGGCAGGCAGGCTGTCTGCACATATGTGCACCCTCTCTCACACCTGCAACACATACCCATATGTGTGTGCCAGGCCTGGCTGTGGAGTAGGGAAAGGAACTCAGACACCATTCTCATTGGACAAGCTTAAAACACAACGTGGCTCATTTTTATtgtatctcagaaaaaaaaaacattccctTCAGAAGAAAAGGCAGTTAGATAGGGCCTCTACCTGGGCAGCTCTGAGCTCCCCAGGCTAACCCATGCTGGCCAGCCCCGACATCCTCCCCTGCGCCCACGCTCTGGCACGGCTCCATTACAACTCGCTGTCCTCGAAGGAGACGTGCATGACAGCTCATGGCAGCGGGAGAGGGCTGCCTGGGTCTCCCTGGGCCAACTCCTGGTGCCAGGTTAGCAGCAGGGCTGAAACAGAGCCAGCAACCCGGCAGGGAAGATTAAAAGGGTTTCCTCACACTTACATTTTCTCCTGGAAAAAATAGTCAAACGCCACCTCTGAGCACAATAGCTCCTGAATCCTTGGAAAGTCTGGggagggtggtgtgtgtgtggcaggggggcCTTTTGGAACCACTCCCCAGCCTCAGGCCAGCCAACCTGCTCTGCCACAGCTGCTCTGCGGAGACAAGGTGGCACTTCTAGGTGCTTCTGGAGTTGGGGACCAGCCCTGGCCAGCCAAGATGCTCTCGTGCTGGGGCTCTGGCCTGATGCAGGGCCTCCCAGCATGAAACGTCCACTTCCTCGGACTCCAAACCCTTCCTTCTGGGCCTCATGCTGCTCCAGCCGGGGCTCCCTCCTCAGTCCAAAGTGGAAACCGGCCATGAGAAGGGTCTCCGGCACATGCACTCTTCTCTCAACGTGACTGGTTCCAGCAACCAGGAAGAGAAAGATTTCCTTCCCTTAGGAAGGGGCAGACTCAGTGGTTCATCAGGACACTCCTGCTCCATCCTGGGCTTGGGGACCCTCGAGGCCCAGGGACTCTGGGCACTCTCCCTTGAGCTCCTGTCTGAGGAGCTCCACGTCTGGGAGGCCCATGTCCCGGTGGGACTCACGGGCACTCCCTCCACTCAACAGCCCCAGGGTGTAGCCATTGGGTCGCCGCTCAGGCTGGGGGGCACTGCCGTTGGCCCACACCCCGGGAGGGTGGCCATTGAGGCGGAGGCTGATCTGCTCCGCGTCGCTACTGTGAGCTGCCAGGGCCCGGGCACTGGTGCCACCTGCTTTGAAGGGCTCCCGCTGCCTCAGGATGTGGCTGCGAATGATCTTGCGGAAGGTCTGGCGGAACTCGCGGATGCGGTAGGCATAGATGAAGGGATTCACCACGGAATTGGTGTGGGAGAGGATGATGGTCAGGTACATGAGCCAGGGTGGGGCGTGGCTGCACTTGGGACAGAAGAAGGTGAAGCAGTTGATGATGTGCAGGGGCAGCCAGCAGAGGGCGAAGAGCCCCACAATGATGGCCAGTGACTTGGCAGCGTGGACCTCTTTCTGCAGCGTGGACCGGGCTCGCTCCCCCGGCAGAGGCTGGCTCTCCATCTGCTTCAGCTGTCGCCGGGCTGCCAGGAAGATCCGCAAGTAGACACCCAGCATGAGCAGCAGGGGCACCAGGACACAAGCAAAGAAGTTGTAGTACACCATGTAGTTCATGGGGACCACGTCCTCAAAGAGACAGGCCACCTGGCCCACCCTGCAGCCCTGCGAGTGGTTTCTGCCCTCCTGCTGACTGCAGTTGTTCCAGCCTAGCATGGGAGTCAGGCCGATGGCAAACGATAGCACCCAGCAGACTGCAATGATGCCCTTGGCCCTCGTGCCTGTCACCAAGCCATTGTACCTGGGGAGAGGAGACCAGCATCAGAGGCCTGGGAAACCAGGGCTTAGGAAGGGCCAAGAGTCAGAAACCCAGAGCAGCAACCTGTACCTCATCCACTGGCTGTGAGGTCTTGGACCAGTCACTTCCTGCCTCCTAGCCTCAGTATCCTCTTCTGTTCAGAGGAGGGCCAAGCCTGGCCTTTTCTCACAGGAGGTAACAGGAGAGCAGGCACCCTGGAAAGGGAGACCACTGCACGGACGTCCAGATGATTTTTGAATAGTATTACGAGTAGTCCTGGGACTTAATTAGTTTGGTTTGAAGGAATTAGTAAGTGATTCTGGGGGGGTGAGGAGGGGAGAAGTTATAACCTCCATGTTGATCTCAGTCGATGCTACAGTGGGTGTCCCTTTATTTAGAGTGGGAACGGGTCAGGAGGGTACTCGCTGGCTGGGAACCAAACCAGCCAGATCAAACCTGTAGGTGGTTCACATCTCTTGTGCTTATGCTCTTCCTTCCCCACTTGACTTAGGGTCTCCAGAAGCCCCTAAGGAGAGGTGGGACAGGTGGGAAAAGGAGGGGTGGAGGTCCCGGGCCAAATGAGATACCCCCTCTCCCTTCCAAATTCACCCACAGCCCTCTGGAGAGAGATGAGATCAGTATGTCTTAACATTTATATAAGCCTTAACATTCAAGAGGAAAGAGTTGCATGAGATTCTAAGGTCCAGAGAGGAGAAGTAGTCTGCCCCAAATCACTCAGTACTCTAGAGCACCAGACTCAGTTCCAGACTCGGGGAGTGGCCTGATCTGCTGGCTCAGAAGCTGACCTCAGGCCAACAAAAAAGGGTGGTATcgtttttattaaaagaaagggCAATCAAAAAATCATCTCCCTGACTGAGGAAGGTGACCTCAGTTATCTCTGAGGGATGACTTTGCATTTAACGGTTTTGATTCCGGCAACACCAGACTGCCTTCCTCTGTACCTAGTAAACCCTACCCATCCTTTCTAAGTTCAGGTTAGACAGATCTCAGAGAAGTTTACTACCCAAGCTCAACTAATCCCTACCCAATCTGGGCTCCCAAGGCTGGGGGCCCCTTGGGTCCCTATATCCATCGCTGCATTACCATCACTGAGACAGGACATAGTAGGTGTCAAGGAAAAACATGCTTAATTCTGGAGCTGGAAGTATCCATAGAAACTAGTCCATGGGGTAGCAAACACAGGGGCCTAGAGGTTACAGATGTGTGAGGCAGGCAGGCTGGTGGGTATTTACCCTGTGTGCAGGAGGCAGCTGATACCACtcagccaccccctcccccacccccaccatttaAACTTGCCCAGTGCTGCCAGATCTCAGGAGGGTCTGGGAGCTGATTTTTCTGGGTAAAACCTCCCATGGTTTAAATTTTATCAACTGAttcaaattaagggaaaaaaaaccacgGTGGCCTCTGACCTCTAGTCTATTCCAACCCTCTCGTTTTATaggtagagaaactgaggcccaaggagaggaATGGACTTGCCTGGACATTCCAGGAATCCAGAGGCAACTCGGGCCAAGGTAACTTCCTCATTTCTGAACCCAAACAGTAACCTAGCAGGACTGTTCTCCCGAGCT from Globicephala melas chromosome 13, mGloMel1.2, whole genome shotgun sequence carries:
- the ADORA2A gene encoding adenosine receptor A2a; the encoded protein is MGSSVYIMVELAIAVLAILGNVLVCWAVWLNSNLQNVTNYFVVSLAAADIAVGVLAIPFAITISTGFCAACHSCLFFACFVLVLTQSSIFSLLAIAIDRYIAIRIPLRYNGLVTGTRAKGIIAVCWVLSFAIGLTPMLGWNNCSQQEGRNHSQGCRVGQVACLFEDVVPMNYMVYYNFFACVLVPLLLMLGVYLRIFLAARRQLKQMESQPLPGERARSTLQKEVHAAKSLAIIVGLFALCWLPLHIINCFTFFCPKCSHAPPWLMYLTIILSHTNSVVNPFIYAYRIREFRQTFRKIIRSHILRQREPFKAGGTSARALAAHSSDAEQISLRLNGHPPGVWANGSAPQPERRPNGYTLGLLSGGSARESHRDMGLPDVELLRQELKGECPESLGLEGPQAQDGAGVS